A section of the Rhizobium sp. SSA_523 genome encodes:
- the nuoF gene encoding NADH-quinone oxidoreductase subunit NuoF: protein MLKDQDRIFTNIYGLKDKSVKGAMSRGHWDGTKQIIEKGRDWIINEMKASGLRGRGGAGFPTGLKWSFMPKESDGRPHYLVVNADESEPGTCKDRDIMRHDPHTLIEGCVIAGFAMGAHTAYIYVRGEYIREREALQAAIDECYDAGLLGTNNKCGWDFDVYVHHGAGAYICGEETALLESLEGKKGQPRLKPPFPANMGLYGCPTTVNNVESIAVAPTILRRGASWFSSIGRANNVGTKLFMVSGHVNKPCTFEEAMGLSFREIIERHCGGIRGGWDNLLGVIPGGASCPVVRGEDMADAIMDFDGMREVKSSFGTGGMIVMDKSTDIIKAIWRIAAFFKHESCGQCTPCREGTGWMMRVLERMVKGNAQKREIDMLLQVSKQIEGHTICALGDAAAWPVQGLIRNFRPEIEKRIDQYTANATSVGAVLEAAE, encoded by the coding sequence ATGTTGAAAGATCAGGATCGCATCTTTACCAATATCTACGGTCTCAAGGACAAGTCCGTGAAGGGCGCCATGAGCCGTGGCCATTGGGATGGCACCAAGCAGATCATCGAGAAGGGCCGCGACTGGATCATCAACGAGATGAAGGCCTCCGGTCTTCGTGGTCGTGGTGGCGCCGGCTTCCCCACCGGCCTGAAATGGTCCTTCATGCCGAAGGAGAGCGATGGCCGTCCGCATTACCTCGTCGTCAATGCCGATGAGTCGGAGCCCGGGACCTGCAAGGACCGTGATATCATGCGTCACGATCCGCATACGCTGATCGAAGGCTGCGTGATCGCCGGCTTCGCCATGGGCGCGCATACGGCCTATATCTATGTTCGCGGCGAATATATCCGCGAGCGCGAGGCGCTGCAGGCGGCCATCGACGAGTGTTACGATGCCGGCCTTCTCGGCACCAACAACAAATGCGGCTGGGATTTCGATGTCTACGTGCATCACGGCGCGGGCGCCTATATCTGCGGCGAGGAAACCGCCCTTCTCGAAAGCCTGGAAGGCAAGAAGGGCCAGCCGCGCCTGAAGCCGCCATTCCCGGCCAATATGGGCCTTTATGGCTGCCCGACCACGGTCAACAATGTCGAATCCATCGCCGTCGCCCCGACCATTCTGCGTCGTGGCGCCTCCTGGTTCTCGTCGATCGGGCGCGCCAACAATGTCGGCACGAAACTGTTCATGGTGTCCGGCCACGTGAACAAGCCCTGCACCTTCGAAGAAGCCATGGGCCTGTCCTTCCGCGAGATCATCGAGCGCCATTGCGGCGGCATTCGAGGCGGCTGGGACAATCTTCTCGGCGTCATTCCCGGCGGGGCATCCTGCCCGGTGGTGCGCGGCGAGGACATGGCCGACGCGATCATGGATTTCGACGGCATGCGCGAGGTGAAGTCCTCCTTCGGCACCGGCGGCATGATCGTGATGGACAAGTCGACGGACATCATCAAGGCGATCTGGCGGATTGCGGCCTTCTTCAAGCACGAAAGCTGCGGCCAGTGCACGCCGTGCCGTGAAGGCACCGGCTGGATGATGCGCGTCCTTGAGCGTATGGTGAAGGGCAATGCGCAAAAGCGCGAGATCGACATGCTCTTGCAGGTCTCCAAGCAGATCGAAGGTCATACGATCTGCGCTCTGGGCGATGCTGCGGCCTGGCCGGTTCAGGGTCTGATCCGCAATTTCCGCCCGGAAATCGAAAAGCGGATCGATCAATATACCGCCAACGCCACAAGCGTCGGAGCGGTTCTCGAAGCAGCGGAGTGA
- the nuoG gene encoding NADH-quinone oxidoreductase subunit NuoG translates to MVKLKVDGKEIEVPDHFTLLQACEEAGAEVPRFCFHERLSVAGNCRMCLIEVKGGPPKPAASCAMGVRDVRGGPNGELPEIYTNTPMVKKAREGVMEFLLINHPLDCPICDQGGECDLQDQAMAFGMDSSRYTENKRAVEDKYIGPLVKTVMNRCIHCTRCVRFTTEVAGISELGLIGRGEDAEITTYLEHAMTSELQGNVIDLCPVGALTSRPFAFTARPWELGKTESIDVMDAVGSAIRVDTRGREVMRIMPRVNEQVNEEWISDKSRFIWDGLKTQRLDRPYVRRDGRLQAASWGEAFAAIKGAVSATTGARIGAIAGDLASVEEMYALKELLTALGSQNMDCRQDGAKLDPSLGRASYLFNPTIQGIEDADALLLIGANPRYEASILNARIRKRWRRGNFPIGVIGEASDLRYTYDYLGAGPETLNDLVNGSNSFLEILRKAERPMIVLGPGALTRDDGDSVLAVAANLAQTVGAVGEGWNGFGVLHTAASRVGGLDLGFVPGAAGANAATMLRSMDVLFLLGADEMEFSSKHAKFTVYIGSHGDAGAHNADVILPGAAYTEKSGTWVNLEGRVQMGNRAGFAPGEAREEWAILRALSDVLGKKLPFDSLSQLRQKLYAAYPHFNDLDEIAPGTVDHIATLATKPVGMSKTGFASPIKDFYLTNPITRASAVMAECSALARNNFKAAAE, encoded by the coding sequence ATGGTTAAGCTCAAGGTTGACGGCAAAGAGATCGAGGTTCCGGATCACTTCACGCTGTTGCAGGCGTGTGAGGAAGCTGGTGCCGAAGTACCGCGCTTCTGCTTTCACGAACGCCTGTCAGTGGCCGGTAACTGCCGTATGTGTCTGATCGAGGTGAAGGGCGGCCCGCCGAAGCCGGCGGCCTCCTGCGCCATGGGCGTGCGCGATGTCCGCGGCGGCCCGAATGGCGAGCTCCCGGAGATCTATACCAACACGCCCATGGTCAAGAAGGCCCGCGAAGGCGTGATGGAATTCCTGCTGATCAACCATCCGCTGGATTGTCCGATCTGCGACCAGGGCGGCGAATGCGATCTGCAGGACCAGGCCATGGCCTTCGGCATGGACTCCTCCCGCTACACGGAAAACAAGCGTGCGGTCGAGGACAAGTATATCGGCCCGCTGGTGAAGACGGTGATGAACCGCTGCATCCACTGCACGCGCTGCGTTCGCTTCACCACGGAAGTGGCCGGCATTTCCGAGCTCGGCCTGATCGGCCGCGGCGAGGATGCCGAGATCACCACCTATCTCGAACATGCGATGACCTCCGAGCTTCAGGGCAATGTGATTGATCTGTGCCCGGTCGGCGCTCTCACCTCGCGACCCTTCGCCTTCACCGCGCGTCCCTGGGAACTGGGCAAGACCGAATCCATCGACGTGATGGATGCTGTCGGCTCGGCCATCCGCGTCGATACCCGTGGTCGCGAAGTCATGCGCATCATGCCGCGGGTGAACGAGCAGGTGAACGAAGAGTGGATTTCCGACAAGAGCCGCTTCATCTGGGATGGCCTGAAGACTCAGCGTCTCGACCGCCCCTATGTGCGGCGCGACGGTCGCCTGCAGGCGGCGAGCTGGGGCGAGGCCTTCGCCGCCATCAAGGGCGCGGTGTCGGCTACAACCGGTGCGCGGATCGGCGCCATTGCCGGCGACCTTGCCTCGGTCGAGGAAATGTATGCCCTGAAGGAACTGCTGACCGCACTCGGCTCGCAGAACATGGATTGCCGCCAGGACGGCGCCAAGCTCGATCCGTCGCTCGGCCGCGCCTCCTATCTCTTCAACCCCACCATTCAGGGCATAGAGGATGCGGATGCGCTGCTCCTGATCGGCGCCAATCCGCGCTACGAGGCCTCCATCCTGAATGCCCGGATCCGCAAGCGCTGGCGCCGCGGCAATTTCCCGATCGGCGTGATCGGCGAAGCCTCGGATCTGCGCTACACTTACGATTATCTCGGCGCCGGTCCGGAAACGCTGAACGATCTGGTCAACGGGTCGAACAGCTTCCTGGAGATCCTGCGCAAGGCCGAACGGCCGATGATCGTGCTGGGTCCGGGTGCGCTGACGCGCGATGACGGCGACAGCGTTCTGGCAGTCGCGGCCAATCTGGCGCAGACGGTCGGCGCGGTCGGCGAGGGCTGGAACGGCTTCGGCGTCCTGCACACGGCGGCCTCGCGGGTCGGCGGCCTCGATCTCGGCTTCGTGCCGGGGGCGGCAGGCGCCAATGCGGCCACCATGCTGCGCTCCATGGATGTCCTCTTCCTGCTCGGCGCGGACGAGATGGAATTCTCCTCCAAGCACGCCAAGTTCACCGTCTATATCGGCAGCCATGGCGATGCCGGCGCGCACAATGCCGACGTGATCCTGCCCGGCGCAGCCTATACCGAGAAATCCGGAACCTGGGTCAATCTTGAAGGGCGCGTACAGATGGGCAATCGCGCCGGTTTTGCTCCGGGCGAGGCCCGTGAGGAATGGGCGATCCTGCGGGCGCTGTCCGACGTGCTTGGCAAGAAACTGCCCTTCGATTCGCTGTCGCAATTGCGCCAGAAGCTCTATGCGGCCTATCCGCATTTCAACGATCTGGACGAGATTGCGCCCGGCACCGTCGACCATATTGCCACTCTGGCCACAAAACCGGTGGGCATGAGCAAGACGGGGTTTGCGTCGCCGATCAAAGACTTCTATCTCACGAACCCGATCACACGTGCTTCGGCGGTGATGGCGGAATGTTCTGCGCTGGCCCGCAACAACTTCAAGGCTGCGGCAGAGTAA
- the nuoH gene encoding NADH-quinone oxidoreductase subunit NuoH, translated as MDSFFLTYLWPAIVMIGQSLLLLVCLLVFIAYILLADRKIWAAVQLRRGPNVVGPWGLFQSFADLLKFVFKEPIIPAGANKGVFLLAPLVSVTLALATWAVVPVNENWVIANINVGILFVFAISSLEVYGIIMGGWASNSKYPFLGALRSAAQMVSYEVSMGLIIVTVLLTVGSLNLSDIVFAQKTGIGTMVGLPNSFLDWNWLVLFPAMVIFFISALAETNRPPFDLPEAESELVAGFMVEYGSTPYMMFMLGEYAAIVLMCALTTILFLGGWLPPVDVWFLNWVPGLIWFVLKAGFVFFMFAMVKAFVPRYRYDQLMRLGWKVFLPLSLVLVIVTAFVVKLTAGA; from the coding sequence ATGGACTCTTTCTTCTTGACCTATCTCTGGCCGGCGATCGTCATGATCGGTCAGTCCCTGTTGCTCTTGGTCTGCCTGCTGGTCTTCATCGCCTATATCCTGCTGGCTGACCGCAAGATCTGGGCGGCGGTGCAGCTGCGCCGCGGACCCAATGTGGTGGGGCCCTGGGGCCTGTTCCAGTCCTTTGCCGATCTGTTGAAGTTCGTCTTCAAGGAGCCGATCATTCCGGCCGGCGCCAATAAAGGCGTCTTCCTGCTGGCGCCGCTAGTATCGGTGACGCTGGCGCTCGCCACCTGGGCCGTCGTGCCGGTGAACGAGAACTGGGTGATTGCCAATATCAATGTCGGCATTCTCTTCGTCTTCGCCATCTCCTCGCTCGAAGTCTATGGAATCATCATGGGCGGCTGGGCGTCCAACTCGAAATATCCCTTCCTCGGCGCGCTGCGCTCGGCCGCGCAGATGGTCTCCTACGAAGTCTCGATGGGCCTGATCATCGTCACCGTCCTTCTGACGGTCGGCTCGCTGAACCTGTCGGATATCGTCTTTGCCCAGAAGACCGGCATCGGCACGATGGTCGGACTGCCCAACAGCTTCCTCGACTGGAACTGGCTCGTCCTGTTCCCGGCCATGGTGATCTTCTTCATTTCGGCGCTGGCGGAAACCAATCGTCCGCCCTTCGACCTGCCGGAAGCGGAATCGGAACTTGTCGCCGGCTTCATGGTCGAATATGGGTCCACCCCATACATGATGTTCATGCTGGGGGAATATGCCGCCATTGTCCTGATGTGCGCGCTCACCACCATCCTGTTCCTCGGCGGCTGGCTTCCTCCGGTGGATGTCTGGTTCCTGAACTGGGTGCCGGGTCTGATCTGGTTCGTCTTGAAGGCCGGTTTCGTCTTCTTCATGTTCGCCATGGTGAAGGCATTCGTTCCGCGTTACCGCTATGACCAGCTGATGCGGCTGGGCTGGAAGGTGTTCCTGCCGCTGTCGCTCGTTCTGGTCATCGTGACTGCATTCGTTGTGAAGCTGACGGCTGGCGCCTAA
- the nuoI gene encoding NADH-quinone oxidoreductase subunit NuoI — protein MASLAQSVSSLFLKEFVGAFFLSMRYFFKQKATINYPFEKGPVSPRFRGEHALRRYPNGEERCIACKLCEAICPAQAITIEAGPRRNDGTRRTVRYDIDMVKCIYCGFCQEACPVDAIVEGPNFEFSTETREELYFDKQRLLDNGDRWEREIARNIAMDAPYR, from the coding sequence ATGGCAAGTCTGGCACAATCGGTCAGTTCGCTGTTCCTGAAGGAGTTTGTCGGCGCCTTCTTCCTGTCGATGCGCTATTTCTTCAAGCAGAAGGCCACGATCAACTATCCCTTCGAAAAGGGACCCGTATCGCCGCGTTTTCGTGGTGAGCACGCCTTGCGCCGCTATCCGAACGGCGAGGAGCGCTGCATTGCCTGCAAGCTGTGCGAGGCGATCTGTCCGGCCCAGGCGATCACCATCGAAGCCGGCCCGCGCCGCAATGACGGCACGCGCCGTACGGTTCGCTACGACATCGACATGGTGAAGTGCATCTATTGCGGCTTCTGCCAGGAAGCATGCCCGGTTGATGCGATCGTCGAAGGCCCGAATTTCGAATTCTCCACGGAAACGCGCGAAGAACTGTATTTCGACAAGCAGCGCCTTCTGGACAATGGCGACCGCTGGGAACGGGAAATCGCGCGCAACATCGCAATGGATGCGCCGTACCGGTAA
- a CDS encoding NADH-quinone oxidoreductase subunit J — translation MGLQAVFFYLFAFVAVASAFMVISARNPVHSVLFLILVFFNSAGLFLLTGAEFLAMILLVVYIGAVAVLFLFVVMMLDIDFSELRSGFLQYAPIGALIGLIVAAELIIVIGGSYITPEAAQAITMPIPSPVERTNTAALGDVLYTNYIYFFQVAGLILLVAMIGAIVLTLRHRQNIKRQDISRQVRRTPATAVEVVKVKPGQGL, via the coding sequence ATGGGTTTGCAGGCTGTTTTCTTTTATCTGTTCGCCTTCGTCGCGGTCGCGTCGGCGTTCATGGTCATCTCGGCCAGGAACCCGGTGCATTCCGTCCTCTTCCTGATCCTGGTGTTCTTCAACTCCGCCGGTCTCTTCCTGCTGACCGGCGCCGAGTTTCTCGCCATGATCCTGCTCGTCGTCTATATCGGCGCGGTGGCGGTGCTCTTCCTCTTCGTCGTCATGATGCTGGATATCGATTTTTCCGAATTGCGCTCCGGCTTCCTGCAATATGCGCCGATCGGGGCACTCATCGGCCTGATCGTCGCGGCGGAGCTGATTATCGTGATCGGCGGCAGCTACATCACGCCGGAAGCGGCACAGGCAATCACCATGCCGATCCCGTCTCCGGTTGAACGCACCAACACGGCCGCCCTCGGCGACGTGCTCTATACGAATTACATCTATTTCTTCCAGGTGGCCGGTCTCATCCTCCTCGTGGCCATGATCGGCGCGATCGTTCTGACCCTGCGTCACCGGCAGAATATCAAGCGCCAGGACATTTCACGACAGGTGCGCCGCACGCCGGCAACGGCTGTCGAAGTGGTCAAGGTCAAGCCTGGCCAGGGTCTCTGA
- the nuoK gene encoding NADH-quinone oxidoreductase subunit NuoK, whose translation MEIGLSHYLTVSAILFTLGVFGIFLNRKNVIIILMSIELILLSVNLNMIAFSSFLNDIVGQVFALFILTVAAAEAAIGLAILVVFYRNRGSIAVEDVNMMKG comes from the coding sequence ATGGAAATCGGACTTTCTCACTACCTGACCGTCAGCGCCATCCTCTTTACCCTGGGCGTCTTCGGCATCTTCCTGAACCGGAAGAACGTCATCATCATTCTGATGTCGATCGAGCTTATCCTTCTCTCGGTCAACCTGAACATGATCGCCTTCTCTTCCTTCCTGAACGATATCGTCGGGCAGGTCTTCGCGCTGTTCATTCTGACCGTTGCGGCTGCGGAAGCGGCGATCGGTCTTGCAATTCTGGTGGTCTTCTACCGCAACCGTGGCTCGATCGCGGTTGAAGACGTCAACATGATGAAGGGCTGA
- the nuoL gene encoding NADH-quinone oxidoreductase subunit L: MIYKAIVFLPLIGFLVAGLFGRSIGAKASEYVTTGLMIVAALLSWVVFFDVALGHSESHEVIKVSVLRWIQSGGLDFDWAFRIDTLTAVMFVVVNSVSCLVHLYSIGYMHHDPHRPRFFAYLSLFTFAMLMLVTSDNLAQMFFGWEGVGLASYLLIGFWYKKPSASAAAMKAFIVNRVGDFGFVLGISGVFVLFGSINFDTIFATAQTYLPAEGAADAGQAVINLFGMQLDKGHAITGVCLLLFMGAMGKSAQFLLHTWLPDAMEGPTPVSALIHAATMVTAGVFLVARMSPIFELSPDALTFVTLIGAITAFFAATVGLVQNDIKRVIAYSTCSQLGYMFVALGVGAYGAAVFHLFTHAFFKALLFLGAGSVIHAVDGEQDMRYMGGLRKHIPYTFWAMTIGNLALTGVGIPGTMIGFAGFFSKDVIIESAFASHSPVGGFAFTMLVVAALFTSFYSWRLAFLTFFGKPRASSDVMHHVHESPMVMLLPLAFLTVGAVFAGVVFEGYFFGHHYAEFWKGALFTAPGNEILEEFHHVPLWVKWSPFIAMLTGLVTAWYMYIKSPSTPKRLAENHRVLYQFLLNKWYFDELYDVLFVRSAKALGRFLWKKGDVAVIDAYGPNGIAARVADVTRGVVRLQSGYLYHYAFAMLIGIAALVTWMMLGSSF; encoded by the coding sequence ATGATCTACAAGGCTATCGTCTTTCTCCCCCTGATCGGCTTTCTGGTCGCCGGCCTGTTCGGCCGTTCGATCGGCGCCAAGGCGTCCGAATATGTGACGACCGGGCTGATGATCGTTGCGGCCCTCCTGTCCTGGGTCGTCTTCTTCGACGTGGCGCTCGGTCACAGCGAAAGCCATGAGGTGATCAAGGTCAGCGTGCTGCGCTGGATCCAGTCCGGCGGATTGGATTTCGACTGGGCATTCCGGATCGATACGCTGACGGCCGTGATGTTCGTCGTCGTCAACTCGGTCTCGTGCCTGGTCCATCTCTATTCGATCGGCTACATGCATCACGATCCGCATCGGCCGCGCTTCTTCGCCTATCTGTCGCTCTTCACCTTCGCCATGCTGATGCTGGTGACCTCCGACAACCTGGCGCAGATGTTCTTCGGCTGGGAAGGCGTCGGCCTCGCCTCCTATCTGCTGATCGGTTTCTGGTACAAGAAGCCTTCGGCTTCGGCGGCCGCCATGAAGGCCTTCATCGTCAACCGCGTCGGCGATTTCGGTTTCGTACTCGGCATTTCCGGCGTCTTCGTGCTGTTCGGCTCGATCAATTTCGACACGATCTTTGCGACCGCGCAGACCTATCTGCCGGCCGAGGGTGCCGCCGATGCCGGCCAGGCGGTGATCAACCTCTTCGGCATGCAGCTCGATAAGGGCCATGCGATCACCGGCGTCTGCCTGCTGCTGTTCATGGGTGCCATGGGTAAATCCGCGCAGTTCCTGCTGCACACCTGGCTGCCCGACGCCATGGAAGGCCCCACCCCGGTTTCCGCCCTCATCCACGCCGCAACCATGGTCACGGCGGGCGTCTTCCTCGTGGCGCGCATGTCGCCGATTTTCGAACTGTCGCCGGATGCGCTGACCTTCGTCACCCTGATCGGCGCCATCACCGCCTTCTTTGCGGCGACCGTCGGCCTGGTGCAGAACGATATCAAGCGGGTCATTGCCTATTCGACCTGTTCGCAGCTCGGCTACATGTTCGTGGCGCTCGGCGTCGGCGCCTATGGCGCGGCCGTCTTCCACCTCTTCACCCACGCTTTCTTCAAGGCGCTCCTGTTCCTCGGCGCCGGCTCGGTGATCCACGCCGTCGATGGCGAGCAGGACATGCGCTACATGGGTGGCCTGCGCAAGCACATCCCCTATACTTTCTGGGCGATGACGATCGGCAATCTCGCGCTCACCGGCGTCGGCATTCCCGGCACGATGATCGGCTTTGCCGGCTTCTTCTCCAAGGATGTCATCATCGAATCGGCCTTCGCTTCGCATTCGCCCGTCGGTGGCTTCGCCTTCACCATGCTGGTGGTCGCGGCGCTCTTCACGAGCTTCTATTCCTGGCGTCTCGCTTTCCTGACCTTCTTCGGCAAGCCGCGTGCATCCTCCGACGTCATGCATCACGTGCATGAATCGCCGATGGTCATGCTTCTGCCGCTCGCCTTCCTGACCGTTGGCGCCGTCTTTGCCGGTGTCGTGTTCGAAGGCTATTTCTTCGGCCACCACTATGCCGAATTCTGGAAAGGCGCGCTGTTCACGGCACCCGGCAACGAGATCCTGGAGGAGTTCCACCATGTTCCGCTATGGGTGAAGTGGAGCCCCTTCATTGCCATGCTGACCGGCCTGGTCACCGCCTGGTACATGTATATCAAGTCGCCTTCCACGCCGAAGCGGCTGGCCGAGAACCATCGCGTCCTCTACCAGTTCCTGCTCAACAAGTGGTATTTCGACGAGCTGTACGATGTCCTCTTCGTCCGCTCCGCCAAGGCGCTTGGCCGCTTCCTGTGGAAGAAGGGTGACGTGGCGGTCATCGACGCCTACGGTCCGAACGGGATTGCCGCCCGTGTTGCCGATGTGACCCGCGGGGTCGTGCGGCTGCAATCCGGCTACCTCTATCATTATGCGTTTGCGATGCTGATCGGCATCGCAGCCCTCGTCACCTGGATGATGCTCGGGAGTTCCTTCTGA
- a CDS encoding NADH-quinone oxidoreductase subunit M yields MTDWPILSTVTFLPLVGVVLLLLTREDGPFGRRNILNVSLLTTVFTFVVSLFIWIGFDNSNPGFQMVEKHEWMNTGIAYHLGVDGISMLFVILTTFLMPFCVLASWESVEKRLKEYMIAFLLLEVVMVGVFVSLDIVLFYVFFEATLVPMFIIIGVWGGKDRVYASYKFFLYTLLGSVLMMVAIMAMYWQAGTTDVTELLKFGFPAGMQTWLWLAFFASFAVKMPMWPVHTWLPDAHVQAPTAGSVILAGVMLKLGGYGFIRFSLAMFPLASDYFAPFVFTLSVLAIIYTSLVAMMQDDIKKLIAYSSVAHMGYVTMGIFAANAQGIQGAIFQMLSHGIVSGALFLCVGVIYDRLHTREISAYGGLVNNMPKYAVAFMVFTMANVGLPGTSGFVGEFLTIIGVFRVNTWVALFAATGVILSASYALWLYRRVVFGALEKESLKGLLDLNTREKVILYPMIALTIFFGVYPAPVFDATAASVDMLINNYSAALQAAGKLALLVH; encoded by the coding sequence ATGACCGATTGGCCGATACTCTCAACGGTCACCTTCCTGCCGCTCGTCGGCGTCGTTCTCCTGCTTCTGACGCGGGAGGACGGCCCCTTTGGCCGCCGGAATATACTGAACGTTTCGCTGTTGACGACGGTGTTCACCTTCGTGGTGTCGCTGTTCATCTGGATCGGGTTCGACAATTCCAATCCCGGCTTCCAGATGGTCGAGAAGCATGAATGGATGAATACCGGGATTGCCTATCACCTGGGCGTCGACGGCATTTCCATGCTGTTCGTGATCCTCACGACCTTCCTGATGCCCTTCTGCGTCCTGGCCAGCTGGGAATCGGTGGAGAAGCGCCTGAAGGAATACATGATCGCCTTCCTGCTTCTGGAAGTGGTCATGGTCGGCGTCTTCGTCTCGCTCGACATCGTCCTGTTCTACGTCTTCTTCGAAGCGACGCTGGTGCCGATGTTCATCATCATTGGTGTCTGGGGCGGCAAGGATCGCGTCTACGCGTCCTACAAATTCTTCCTCTACACGCTGCTGGGTTCGGTGCTGATGATGGTCGCCATCATGGCCATGTACTGGCAGGCGGGCACCACCGATGTCACCGAACTCCTGAAGTTCGGCTTCCCGGCCGGCATGCAGACCTGGCTATGGCTGGCTTTCTTCGCCTCCTTCGCCGTCAAGATGCCGATGTGGCCGGTGCATACCTGGCTGCCGGATGCGCACGTGCAGGCGCCGACGGCCGGCTCCGTCATCCTGGCCGGCGTCATGCTGAAGCTCGGCGGCTATGGGTTCATCCGCTTCTCGCTCGCCATGTTCCCGCTGGCATCGGATTACTTCGCGCCCTTCGTCTTCACGCTGTCTGTGCTGGCCATCATCTACACCTCGCTGGTGGCCATGATGCAGGACGACATCAAGAAGCTGATCGCCTATTCCTCCGTCGCCCATATGGGTTACGTGACCATGGGCATCTTCGCGGCGAATGCGCAGGGCATCCAGGGAGCGATCTTCCAGATGCTGTCGCATGGCATCGTGTCGGGCGCGCTCTTCCTCTGCGTCGGGGTGATCTACGATCGTCTTCACACCCGCGAGATCTCGGCCTATGGCGGCCTCGTCAACAATATGCCGAAATATGCGGTCGCCTTCATGGTCTTCACCATGGCCAATGTCGGCCTGCCGGGCACATCCGGGTTCGTCGGCGAATTCCTGACGATCATCGGCGTTTTCCGCGTGAACACCTGGGTTGCGCTGTTTGCCGCCACCGGTGTGATCCTCTCGGCCTCCTACGCGCTCTGGCTCTATCGCCGGGTGGTCTTCGGGGCGCTCGAGAAGGAAAGCCTGAAAGGCCTTCTGGATCTCAACACGCGGGAGAAGGTCATCCTCTATCCGATGATCGCGCTCACCATCTTCTTCGGCGTCTATCCGGCTCCGGTCTTCGACGCGACGGCGGCTTCGGTGGATATGCTGATCAACAATTATTCCGCTGCCCTGCAGGCGGCCGGCAAACTTGCACTTCTGGTGCATTGA
- the nuoN gene encoding NADH-quinone oxidoreductase subunit NuoN — protein MTAEILLASLQISTPELILAIGAMALLMIGVFSGDRSAPTVTGLAVAIMIAAGLWLVLVPAEGLAWGGAFILDPFSRFMKVIALIGSITAMVMTVGNARSEQLDRFEFPVLLVLATLGMMLLISANDLLAVYMGLELMSLALYVVAAINRDSLRSTEAGLKYFVLGALSSGMLLYGMSLVYGFTGNTNLANIAAVLSTETRSLGIVFGLVFILAGLAFKISAVPFHMWTPDVYEGAPTPVTAFFAAGPKVAAMAVLVRVVTEAFMPVFADWQQIVVFISIASMLLGSFAAIGQRNIKRLMAYSSIGHMGYALVGLAAGSQSGVSGVALYMLIYMVMTLGTFACIMAMRRKEGGAVENIDDLAGLSSTNPFMALVLTALMFSLAGIPPFAGFWAKWFVILPAIEAKLYALAVIGVLASVVGAYYYLRVIKVMWFDQPTGEFSRIAGELRLVFGVSGLFVTAYVLFGGPVGSAAEAAARAFF, from the coding sequence ATGACTGCTGAAATCCTGCTTGCGAGCCTGCAGATCTCGACGCCCGAACTGATCCTGGCGATCGGTGCGATGGCGCTCCTGATGATCGGCGTTTTCTCGGGCGACCGGTCGGCTCCGACGGTGACCGGTCTTGCCGTGGCGATCATGATCGCCGCGGGCCTCTGGCTCGTCCTCGTGCCGGCCGAAGGCCTGGCCTGGGGCGGTGCCTTCATCCTGGATCCGTTCAGCCGCTTCATGAAGGTGATTGCGCTGATCGGCTCGATCACCGCCATGGTAATGACGGTCGGCAATGCCCGCTCCGAACAGCTCGATCGTTTCGAGTTTCCGGTCCTGCTGGTGCTGGCGACGCTTGGCATGATGCTGCTGATCTCGGCCAATGATCTGCTGGCCGTCTATATGGGCCTCGAGCTCATGTCGCTTGCCCTTTATGTCGTTGCCGCCATCAACCGCGACAGCCTTCGTTCCACCGAAGCGGGCCTGAAATATTTCGTCCTCGGCGCCTTGTCCTCCGGCATGCTGCTCTATGGCATGTCGCTGGTCTACGGCTTTACCGGCAATACCAACCTTGCCAATATCGCCGCTGTCCTGTCGACGGAAACCCGCTCGCTCGGCATCGTCTTCGGCCTGGTCTTCATCCTCGCCGGGCTTGCCTTCAAGATCTCGGCCGTCCCCTTCCACATGTGGACGCCGGATGTCTACGAGGGTGCACCGACCCCGGTCACGGCCTTCTTCGCCGCCGGCCCCAAGGTCGCGGCCATGGCCGTCCTGGTGCGCGTGGTGACCGAGGCCTTCATGCCCGTCTTCGCCGATTGGCAACAGATCGTCGTCTTCATCTCCATCGCCTCCATGCTGCTCGGTTCCTTTGCCGCCATCGGCCAGAGGAATATCAAGCGGCTGATGGCCTATTCCTCGATCGGCCATATGGGCTATGCGCTTGTCGGCCTTGCCGCGGGCTCCCAGTCGGGCGTCTCGGGCGTTGCGCTGTACATGCTGATCTACATGGTGATGACGCTCGGCACCTTTGCCTGCATCATGGCCATGCGCCGCAAGGAAGGCGGCGCGGTGGAGAATATCGACGATCTGGCCGGCCTCTCCTCGACCAATCCCTTCATGGCCCTGGTGCTGACGGCGCTGATGTTCTCGCTTGCCGGTATCCCGCCCTTTGCCGGGTTCTGGGCCAAGTGGTTCGTCATCCTGCCGGCCATCGAAGCCAAGCTCTATGCTCTGGCGGTGATCGGCGTTCTCGCCTCCGTCGTCGGCGCCTATTACTATCTGCGGGTCATCAAGGTCATGTGGTTCGATCAGCCGACCGGCGAGTTCAGCCGGATCGCCGGTGAGCTTCGCCTTGTCTTCGGCGTATCGGGCCTCTTCGTCACCGCCTATGTCCTGTTCGGCGGCCCGGTCGGCAGCGCTGCCGAAGCCGCCGCACGGGCCTTCTTCTGA